The proteins below are encoded in one region of Sulfolobus islandicus Y.N.15.51:
- a CDS encoding NAD(P)/FAD-dependent oxidoreductase, whose protein sequence is MPLKTFDTIIVGAGIAGLSAALYSSRQKLSTLVLSKDLGGQLTLTDLIENYPGIESTGGLSLAQKIEKQAKKFGAEFIYGEEVKEIAQESDVFIIKGIKGEYAGRAIILAFGKTPREINVPGEQEFKGKGVSYCAICDAAFFKGKPAAVVGEGEPGIEAIELLSNYANPAYYITSSSYLAGEEEIVKNVLNKPNVKIFTSSKVLEIRGNSKVEEIMIKKGDEIISLRVDGVIIEMGYVLKTEFLKGFVELNEKGEIVVDELGRTSREGVFAAGDVTQTPYKQAVVAAAEGVKAALSAYNYIRSKKGLPPVNVDWKAEKKKVSFRL, encoded by the coding sequence ATGCCGTTAAAGACATTTGATACAATAATAGTTGGGGCAGGAATTGCTGGATTAAGTGCTGCATTATATTCTTCTAGACAAAAACTATCAACGTTAGTACTATCAAAAGATCTTGGTGGGCAATTAACGTTAACAGATTTAATAGAGAACTATCCCGGAATAGAGTCAACTGGAGGATTAAGTCTGGCACAAAAGATTGAGAAACAAGCTAAGAAGTTCGGCGCGGAATTCATTTATGGAGAAGAGGTTAAGGAGATAGCGCAAGAGTCTGACGTATTCATAATAAAGGGAATTAAAGGTGAATACGCTGGAAGAGCTATAATTTTAGCGTTTGGTAAAACGCCTAGGGAAATTAACGTCCCTGGAGAGCAAGAGTTTAAAGGAAAAGGAGTATCATACTGTGCAATATGTGATGCGGCATTCTTCAAGGGTAAGCCAGCAGCCGTAGTAGGCGAAGGCGAGCCTGGGATAGAGGCTATAGAGTTGTTGTCTAATTACGCAAATCCAGCATATTATATTACCTCATCGTCTTATCTGGCGGGTGAGGAGGAGATCGTGAAGAACGTGTTGAATAAGCCTAACGTTAAAATATTTACGTCCTCAAAAGTTTTAGAAATAAGAGGGAACAGTAAGGTTGAGGAGATTATGATAAAGAAGGGAGATGAGATAATATCGTTGAGGGTTGATGGTGTTATAATTGAAATGGGTTATGTTCTGAAAACTGAGTTCCTAAAAGGCTTTGTTGAGTTAAATGAGAAAGGCGAGATAGTTGTCGATGAATTAGGAAGAACAAGTAGAGAGGGAGTATTTGCAGCGGGGGATGTTACTCAAACGCCGTATAAGCAAGCCGTTGTAGCTGCCGCTGAGGGAGTTAAGGCTGCATTATCAGCCTATAATTATATTAGAAGTAAGAAGGGTCTCCCACCAGTTAACGTAGATTGGAAAGCTGAAAAGAAGAAGGTTAGCTTCAGGCTCTAG
- a CDS encoding coiled-coil domain-containing protein has protein sequence MQTYFVPLAVDQNYNEINFHKQIAISLLNLDLERKEKIVRASIIGWPLLIKKTDQGFLVLDQTLKTSSRILKYLYPPFNDMASQFSSINDYTTFVSNLKKINLERVSSSEITLVGLLNFEIDRLLRVAKNTSNVNHQLFLLDSKISDHDVKVINDTLINLKAEALSTITSLENLLKEVDDARLRIKKDYVSKLDEINKKYNELIENKKKEINNEIQKVYSEIYNETNNEINSRVSRLADTTTRHVITSLKYEGGIVGKDEFENSKNEFESLLNELRQVRDSIAGKYLEEVKNLRKELDSLYSNKNSEIENINKSIRDLDSLTNDFKNKANKIKEDIENFIKYIESFYNTKLDLTEDTTLIVPFLIAKTNTGNTLVVEPQLYKGKAKGILGKVFKKSDLSETLLNLQIFTEYLKTIDIIDNVKMHSIQVNSAFKEIKDEGWKSIDSLEELYD, from the coding sequence ATGCAAACGTATTTTGTTCCTTTAGCTGTAGATCAAAATTATAATGAGATAAATTTTCATAAACAAATTGCAATCTCCTTATTGAATTTGGATTTAGAGAGGAAGGAGAAAATAGTAAGAGCGTCAATAATAGGATGGCCCTTACTAATAAAAAAGACCGACCAAGGGTTTTTAGTTTTAGATCAGACTTTAAAAACTTCCTCAAGAATACTAAAGTATCTCTACCCTCCATTCAATGATATGGCTTCACAATTTTCTTCAATAAATGATTATACAACATTTGTATCTAATTTGAAGAAGATAAATTTAGAGCGAGTAAGCTCCAGTGAGATAACGCTAGTAGGTTTATTAAATTTTGAGATTGATAGGTTACTTAGAGTTGCAAAGAACACCTCAAACGTAAATCATCAATTATTTCTGCTAGATTCCAAAATCAGTGACCATGACGTGAAGGTAATTAACGATACTTTGATTAACTTAAAGGCTGAGGCTTTATCCACAATAACGTCGCTGGAAAACCTATTAAAAGAAGTTGATGATGCTAGATTAAGGATAAAAAAGGATTATGTCAGTAAACTAGATGAGATTAATAAAAAATATAATGAGTTAATTGAAAACAAGAAAAAGGAGATTAATAACGAGATTCAGAAAGTCTACAGTGAGATATATAATGAAACGAATAACGAGATTAACTCCCGAGTCTCAAGACTTGCTGATACGACAACTAGGCATGTTATTACAAGTTTAAAGTACGAAGGGGGAATTGTAGGAAAGGACGAATTTGAAAACTCTAAGAACGAATTTGAAAGTCTGTTAAATGAACTAAGACAAGTAAGGGATTCGATTGCTGGGAAATATTTGGAAGAGGTTAAAAATTTAAGAAAGGAACTTGACTCCTTATATTCCAATAAGAATTCTGAGATCGAGAATATAAATAAATCGATTAGAGATTTGGATAGTCTTACTAACGACTTTAAGAATAAGGCTAATAAGATTAAAGAAGATATTGAGAACTTCATCAAGTATATAGAATCGTTCTATAATACTAAGCTAGATCTAACTGAGGATACTACTTTAATCGTGCCATTCCTTATAGCTAAAACAAATACAGGAAACACATTGGTAGTGGAACCTCAATTATACAAGGGAAAGGCTAAGGGTATTCTGGGAAAGGTTTTCAAGAAGTCCGACCTATCTGAGACTTTATTGAATCTCCAAATCTTTACGGAATACTTAAAAACTATTGATATTATTGATAACGTTAAGATGCACTCCATACAAGTGAACAGCGCATTTAAGGAAATTAAGGATGAAGGGTGGAAGAGTATTGATTCCCTAGAAGAACTTTACGACTGA
- a CDS encoding immunoglobulin domain-containing family protein, with amino-acid sequence MIFRYSNGTISSEDLTLCTVKVEGNQIRVEGSYNLLLKRKGFNTYDIYQYNSKIGEIKNFNLQYSMFNFIVSRPQLVAFMRGYENSVKIFTTSNTEVGEIRRIQDGLEAYLNDTYDPYIIIVYLVLLSNFSNAMPYPRYRTSRVSKYRGLIYFIPLLLILVYLIPLPYYIDIAIYIALLIVFYYFLVIRRVNAVPGHV; translated from the coding sequence ATGATATTTAGATATTCTAACGGTACAATAAGCTCAGAAGATTTAACGTTGTGTACTGTTAAGGTTGAGGGTAACCAAATAAGAGTTGAGGGTAGCTATAATTTACTGCTAAAACGCAAAGGGTTTAATACTTATGATATTTATCAATACAATTCTAAGATCGGTGAAATTAAAAACTTTAATCTACAATATAGTATGTTCAATTTCATTGTAAGCAGACCACAGTTGGTTGCGTTCATGAGAGGGTATGAGAATAGCGTAAAAATCTTCACCACTAGTAACACTGAGGTGGGTGAAATAAGGAGAATTCAAGACGGTTTAGAGGCATATCTTAATGATACGTACGATCCATATATTATCATAGTCTACTTAGTATTACTCTCAAATTTCTCTAATGCAATGCCATATCCTAGATACAGAACTTCTAGGGTTTCGAAATATAGGGGACTAATTTATTTCATTCCGTTATTATTAATACTAGTTTATCTAATACCTCTACCTTATTATATAGATATTGCCATCTACATAGCGTTGTTGATAGTATTCTACTACTTTCTGGTAATAAGACGCGTAAATGCTGTACCAGGTCATGTCTGA
- a CDS encoding mechanosensitive ion channel family protein has protein sequence MALNERRVIAIILTVILAGIAIGGGIFVLSSVFKIIPSDYLLYIYAGIWFIVAVIVSYFIGSLIRNRLGNVIGYDNASSVSFVVRLIGYIIAFIGFFVLVRVSLGAALAAGGFAGLVLGLASQDVLSNIFGGIMLVISRPYKVGDRVTISTWQYGLIAPTYPPKFFSNDFLIPGYTGTVTDISLLYTTIFTDEQVPVKIPNSITIQAAIFLHNREERRKVRTKYEVFKDIDPDVLINVLKEKIKKLDFVIEEPSIKVLETTLNTYILAIDTICKTTYEEPPRSEILKVVMRTVRELQAKTASSSGNNNR, from the coding sequence ATGGCTTTAAACGAGAGAAGAGTGATAGCAATTATCTTAACAGTGATATTAGCTGGAATAGCAATTGGTGGAGGAATTTTCGTATTATCCAGCGTATTTAAAATAATTCCAAGTGATTATCTACTCTATATTTATGCTGGAATTTGGTTTATAGTAGCAGTTATCGTTTCATACTTCATAGGATCTCTCATAAGGAATAGGTTAGGAAATGTGATAGGGTACGATAATGCTAGTAGTGTTTCGTTTGTAGTTAGACTTATTGGGTATATTATAGCCTTTATAGGATTCTTTGTACTGGTGAGAGTGAGTTTAGGGGCAGCATTAGCAGCAGGCGGTTTCGCTGGATTGGTTTTAGGCTTAGCTTCACAAGATGTGCTTAGTAACATATTCGGTGGGATAATGCTAGTAATTTCTAGACCGTATAAGGTAGGAGATAGAGTGACAATATCAACGTGGCAATATGGTCTAATAGCCCCGACTTATCCTCCAAAGTTCTTCTCCAATGATTTCTTGATTCCAGGATATACTGGTACAGTCACGGACATATCCTTGCTTTATACTACAATATTTACTGATGAGCAAGTTCCAGTAAAAATACCAAATAGTATAACGATTCAGGCTGCAATCTTCCTTCATAACAGAGAGGAAAGAAGGAAGGTTAGAACTAAGTATGAAGTTTTCAAGGATATCGATCCTGACGTTCTAATAAACGTCCTTAAGGAAAAGATAAAAAAATTGGATTTCGTAATAGAAGAACCTTCAATTAAAGTTCTAGAAACTACATTAAATACATACATATTAGCAATCGATACGATATGTAAAACTACATACGAAGAACCCCCAAGAAGCGAAATATTGAAAGTTGTTATGAGGACAGTAAGAGAACTTCAAGCTAAGACCGCATCTAGTAGTGGAAACAATAATAGATAA
- a CDS encoding amidohydrolase family protein — protein MITIRNARLLDGRIVDIGIEDERISCLGECRGNDELIDAEKKLVIPPYFNMHFHLDSAFTKAVNRSGTLWEGIRIWQDMRNRISEDEVIRNALTAVKLFVAYGTLWTRTHVDITERSFKLLRAINKVKEESKDMADIQITAFPQDGIFTEKGNDELLRKALENGVDNVGLIPHNEITREDGFRSIKFAFELAKDYNKDVDGHIDETDDPNSRYLEVLLKETIENKWEGRVTAGHATAMHSWDSAYRFRILPYVAKAGITVIPNPLINVVLQGRFDGYPKRRGMAPIKEMLNANVNVALGHDCIMDPWYPLGIGNMLQVLFMAIHLDQMTGFEELISSINLITFNGAKAWRVKNYGIEIGNEANLLVTDADDVIDLIRFMSPPRFVIRRGNVIAKEGKYVLFKGKWEKVKVK, from the coding sequence ATGATTACGATAAGGAATGCGAGACTATTAGACGGAAGGATTGTAGATATTGGAATAGAAGACGAGAGGATATCCTGCCTAGGTGAATGCAGAGGTAATGACGAATTAATAGACGCTGAAAAGAAATTAGTAATCCCACCATACTTTAACATGCACTTCCATTTGGACAGCGCTTTTACCAAAGCTGTGAATAGGAGTGGAACACTATGGGAAGGAATAAGGATATGGCAAGATATGAGGAATAGGATAAGCGAAGATGAAGTAATTAGAAATGCATTAACCGCGGTAAAGCTATTCGTAGCATACGGTACTCTTTGGACAAGGACACACGTTGATATTACTGAAAGATCCTTTAAACTATTGAGGGCAATTAATAAGGTTAAGGAGGAGAGTAAGGATATGGCAGATATTCAGATTACTGCATTCCCTCAAGATGGTATATTTACAGAGAAGGGCAATGACGAACTTCTTAGGAAAGCTTTAGAAAATGGCGTAGATAATGTTGGATTAATTCCTCATAATGAGATTACTAGAGAGGATGGGTTTAGGTCAATTAAATTCGCATTTGAATTAGCTAAGGATTACAATAAGGATGTTGATGGGCATATTGATGAGACTGACGATCCCAATTCAAGGTATTTGGAAGTTTTGTTAAAGGAAACCATCGAGAATAAATGGGAAGGGAGAGTTACCGCTGGTCACGCTACTGCAATGCACAGTTGGGATTCAGCATACAGGTTTAGGATATTGCCATATGTAGCTAAAGCCGGAATAACTGTTATACCGAATCCTTTGATAAATGTTGTTCTTCAAGGTAGGTTTGACGGATATCCTAAAAGGAGAGGAATGGCCCCCATAAAGGAAATGTTAAACGCCAATGTTAACGTGGCATTGGGTCATGATTGCATAATGGATCCTTGGTATCCTTTAGGAATAGGAAATATGTTACAAGTTCTCTTTATGGCTATTCATTTGGATCAAATGACGGGTTTTGAAGAGTTAATTTCCTCAATTAATTTGATAACTTTTAACGGGGCTAAGGCATGGAGAGTTAAAAATTATGGGATTGAAATTGGGAATGAGGCAAACTTGCTAGTAACTGATGCCGATGACGTCATAGATTTAATTCGTTTCATGTCACCTCCTAGATTTGTGATAAGGAGAGGAAATGTGATAGCTAAGGAGGGCAAATACGTTTTATTCAAAGGTAAGTGGGAAAAGGTAAAGGTTAAATAA
- a CDS encoding membrane protein has translation MDVSVFLAALGISLLELTEAGAIAAIYHNIYKNNLPFIYAVLGVAVVLIPTFTVGRLIYLVPLNYVLLASAVILFYFGYRLIRSARMSFKGIRKKGGEEKEEGLSVVFTVSAIEGFEAALVILALIPQSYSSALIGAILASFLVVILTAILKSQVARIRLPHLKFVLSALLFSLGTLWISEVVFDIPDLILPLFFLAYLGINYAIIKI, from the coding sequence ATGGATGTAAGTGTTTTCCTTGCTGCATTAGGGATATCCCTTCTTGAACTAACTGAAGCTGGAGCAATAGCTGCAATATATCATAATATTTACAAAAACAATTTGCCATTCATTTACGCGGTATTAGGCGTTGCAGTTGTCCTAATACCAACCTTCACTGTGGGTAGGTTAATTTACTTGGTTCCATTAAATTATGTACTTTTAGCCTCTGCGGTAATTCTATTCTACTTCGGTTATAGATTAATAAGGAGTGCTAGGATGTCATTCAAAGGAATTAGAAAGAAAGGAGGAGAAGAAAAAGAAGAAGGGTTGTCAGTGGTGTTTACAGTTTCTGCAATTGAAGGATTTGAGGCAGCACTGGTCATATTAGCCCTTATACCTCAAAGCTACTCATCAGCATTAATAGGCGCTATACTAGCTTCATTTTTAGTAGTGATTCTAACAGCAATACTAAAATCACAAGTGGCTAGAATTAGATTACCTCATTTGAAGTTTGTTCTTTCAGCGTTACTCTTTAGCCTAGGTACCTTATGGATAAGTGAGGTTGTCTTCGATATACCAGACCTTATATTACCATTGTTCTTTCTAGCATATTTGGGGATAAATTACGCCATAATAAAGATATGA
- a CDS encoding fumarylacetoacetate hydrolase family protein, protein MVKILLFSPNPNEFKRVGVYENNKVIDLVKAYELLYDAKPPNWFYDTKDLIEGGDGSMLMIKTILDNLRGNEDKVSYDPEKIFYYPPITNPEKIFLLAVNYKAHGKETNNEPPKEPYIFTKFSNALIGHNQPILYPKASNKVDYEVELAVIIGKKGKYIRKERVSDYVFGYTVFNDISYRDKQFPSEMPYGMRWVHGKGMDTGAPMGPWIVTKDEIPNPYELRLTLRVNGEVRQDAYAEDMIFKIDEIIEYLSNGITLKPGDVISTGTPPGVGLASGKFLKAGDVIEAEISKIGVLRNYLVKEE, encoded by the coding sequence ATGGTTAAGATACTACTATTTTCTCCAAATCCTAATGAATTTAAGAGAGTTGGCGTTTATGAGAACAATAAGGTCATTGACCTTGTAAAGGCTTATGAACTATTGTATGATGCTAAGCCCCCAAATTGGTTTTACGATACTAAGGATCTAATTGAAGGTGGAGATGGTTCAATGTTAATGATAAAGACTATTTTAGATAATTTGAGAGGTAATGAGGATAAAGTGTCTTATGATCCAGAGAAGATCTTCTATTACCCACCAATTACAAATCCAGAGAAGATCTTCCTATTAGCCGTTAATTACAAGGCTCATGGTAAGGAGACTAACAATGAGCCACCTAAGGAACCTTACATATTTACCAAATTCTCAAATGCGTTAATTGGCCATAATCAACCAATATTATATCCAAAGGCTTCAAATAAGGTTGACTACGAGGTTGAGCTTGCAGTTATAATTGGGAAAAAGGGGAAGTATATAAGAAAGGAAAGAGTCTCTGATTACGTATTTGGTTACACAGTATTTAACGATATTAGTTATAGGGATAAACAATTTCCATCAGAAATGCCCTACGGTATGAGATGGGTTCACGGTAAAGGTATGGACACTGGGGCTCCAATGGGGCCATGGATAGTTACCAAGGACGAAATACCGAACCCCTATGAATTGAGATTAACCTTAAGGGTTAACGGCGAGGTTAGGCAGGATGCTTACGCTGAGGATATGATATTCAAGATTGACGAAATAATTGAGTACTTATCAAATGGTATAACACTTAAACCTGGAGATGTAATATCAACTGGAACTCCACCCGGAGTCGGATTAGCTAGTGGTAAATTTTTGAAAGCTGGAGATGTAATTGAAGCTGAGATAAGTAAGATAGGTGTCTTGAGGAATTATTTAGTAAAAGAGGAATAA
- a CDS encoding thiamine pyrophosphate-binding protein: protein MGKTTSELLIDAISSQVTDVFGIPGTHGLSLYEELRKRVSSGEIRYYMPRLEYGGAIMADYYARLKGNVGIFMSVNGPGFTNSLTGLVEAYSEGSPLVLISLNKEFKYRHRKQLHDSGYYDLQLEMARQATKASFRIYSPEDVPIVMERAFRIALEDKMGPVYIEVPVDLLEEKSNIEDYKASKRINRTLVYPTKEEIREALNFLSECSKPILLLGYGASRSNIISYIERLGIPVFTTIRGKGNIPENHPLYAGTIFNLSEIPGDCLIAIGTSFNDLETSRWSIKLPRKILHVDPDVNVFNTSFNAEVTIKASAEAFLEEIVEKVNLPKWSYKVDEKTNIESSSSGITHDYLAKVLDEMLSEDRVIIADAGTNQVMAMDIKVYRPNSYFNSLIFNAMGSAIPAGIGAKIASPERQIVSIIGDLGFQGCLNELITAVQYKVNFLTVLVEDGVQHFLRLNQKMRYGNTFATDVFQIDYTRVMEGIGVNVIEVKNKEDLKKSVEEAVVLSLKSPTILRVHVNSNSIPSRLLMKR from the coding sequence ATGGGCAAAACAACATCTGAGCTTCTAATTGACGCAATCTCTTCCCAAGTAACCGACGTATTTGGAATACCAGGAACTCATGGTTTATCATTATATGAGGAGCTCAGAAAGAGAGTAAGTAGCGGGGAGATAAGATATTACATGCCTAGATTAGAGTATGGAGGAGCCATAATGGCAGATTATTATGCTAGATTAAAGGGAAATGTTGGAATTTTCATGTCAGTTAATGGTCCAGGCTTTACTAATTCTTTGACTGGTCTAGTTGAGGCCTATTCTGAAGGTTCACCTCTTGTACTAATCTCTCTAAATAAGGAATTTAAATATAGGCATAGGAAGCAACTCCACGATTCTGGGTATTATGACTTACAATTGGAAATGGCCAGACAAGCAACTAAGGCTTCTTTTAGAATTTACTCCCCAGAAGACGTTCCAATTGTAATGGAAAGAGCTTTTAGAATAGCCCTAGAAGACAAGATGGGGCCAGTTTACATTGAAGTTCCGGTTGATCTACTAGAAGAGAAGAGTAATATTGAAGATTATAAAGCTAGTAAGAGGATTAATAGAACATTAGTCTACCCTACAAAAGAGGAAATAAGGGAAGCATTAAATTTCCTAAGCGAATGCTCAAAACCAATTCTACTTTTAGGTTATGGTGCATCAAGATCGAACATCATAAGTTACATTGAGAGGTTGGGAATTCCAGTGTTTACTACCATTAGAGGGAAAGGGAATATTCCGGAAAATCATCCTTTATATGCTGGAACAATATTTAACCTTAGTGAAATACCCGGAGATTGCCTCATAGCAATAGGAACGTCATTTAACGATCTCGAAACTAGTAGATGGAGTATTAAATTGCCAAGAAAGATACTCCACGTGGATCCAGACGTAAATGTATTTAACACCTCCTTTAATGCGGAAGTTACCATAAAGGCTAGTGCTGAAGCTTTTCTAGAAGAGATAGTTGAGAAGGTTAATTTGCCCAAATGGAGCTATAAAGTAGATGAAAAAACCAATATAGAAAGTAGTAGTAGCGGAATAACTCATGACTACTTAGCCAAGGTTTTAGATGAGATGTTAAGTGAGGACAGAGTTATAATTGCTGACGCAGGTACCAATCAGGTTATGGCAATGGATATAAAAGTATATAGGCCTAATTCGTACTTTAATTCCCTTATCTTTAACGCGATGGGATCAGCCATTCCAGCTGGCATAGGAGCCAAAATTGCGTCTCCAGAGAGGCAAATAGTAAGTATTATAGGAGATCTAGGGTTTCAAGGGTGTTTAAACGAGTTAATTACTGCGGTCCAATATAAGGTTAACTTCTTAACAGTATTAGTAGAGGATGGAGTACAGCACTTTCTAAGATTAAATCAGAAAATGAGATATGGGAATACTTTTGCAACTGATGTATTTCAAATTGATTACACTAGGGTTATGGAGGGAATCGGGGTCAATGTAATTGAGGTAAAGAATAAGGAAGATCTTAAGAAAAGTGTAGAAGAAGCTGTTGTATTATCCCTTAAGAGTCCAACAATTCTGAGAGTTCACGTTAATTCTAATAGTATACCTTCTAGATTGTTAATGAAAAGATAG
- a CDS encoding glycosyltransferase family 4 protein: MDLLIINHRDLRHNKAGGAEQVIYEISRRLVKKGVNITWLSEEVKGLPKEEEIENIRIIRRGNSLTLHLYAPVEARKHKIVIDSVAHAVPFYSYLVNKNAIALVHHVHQDVVKYELNPIIARAVAFSERSVSNYKSIIAVSNTTKRDLVEKLKAREDRIEVIHNGIDHNVYKPGNKASEPLILWIGRLKKYKNPLDAIEIAKRVKAKLIMAGGGDLEKEVIEKIKSVNGEYLGRVSEEDKIRLYQSAWIVIVTSFIEGWSMVTVEANACGTPVVAYDKGSLPEIIRNGVNGYIVEYKNIERMSKIINNLIGNEDRIKELWKNSYQESLNYDWDKSSEKYYNYLVRKTSD, from the coding sequence GTGGATTTGTTAATAATTAATCATAGGGACTTAAGGCACAATAAAGCTGGAGGGGCTGAACAAGTAATTTACGAGATATCCAGAAGATTAGTAAAGAAAGGAGTTAATATAACGTGGCTTTCTGAAGAGGTAAAAGGGTTACCCAAGGAAGAGGAGATTGAAAATATTAGGATAATAAGAAGGGGAAATTCACTTACCTTACACCTCTATGCGCCAGTAGAAGCTAGGAAACATAAGATTGTTATCGATAGTGTAGCCCACGCTGTACCATTCTATTCTTACCTAGTAAATAAGAACGCAATTGCATTGGTACATCACGTTCACCAAGACGTAGTTAAATACGAGTTAAACCCAATAATAGCTAGGGCTGTAGCTTTTTCCGAGCGGAGTGTAAGTAATTATAAGAGTATTATTGCAGTTTCTAACACTACCAAAAGGGATTTAGTGGAGAAGTTAAAGGCTAGAGAGGATAGAATAGAGGTTATTCATAATGGAATTGATCATAACGTTTACAAACCCGGCAATAAGGCAAGTGAGCCACTAATACTTTGGATAGGAAGATTAAAGAAATATAAGAATCCATTAGATGCCATAGAGATAGCTAAGAGAGTTAAGGCTAAACTGATTATGGCAGGAGGAGGAGATCTAGAAAAAGAGGTAATCGAGAAAATAAAGAGTGTTAATGGTGAATATCTTGGAAGAGTTAGTGAGGAAGACAAGATAAGACTATACCAGTCAGCGTGGATCGTAATAGTAACTTCATTCATAGAGGGTTGGAGCATGGTCACAGTTGAGGCTAATGCGTGTGGAACCCCAGTAGTTGCCTATGATAAGGGATCTTTGCCAGAAATTATAAGGAATGGCGTAAATGGCTATATAGTAGAATATAAGAATATTGAGAGGATGAGCAAGATAATAAATAACTTAATAGGAAATGAGGATAGAATTAAGGAACTATGGAAAAACAGTTATCAAGAATCTTTAAATTATGATTGGGACAAGAGTTCTGAGAAATATTACAATTACTTGGTTCGTAAAACATCAGATTAA
- a CDS encoding ferredoxin family protein, with product MMDILKRLSLNKYNVDRTTHIEVNTDICLTCKDKPCTKVCPAGTYEPSPDGRIIVHYERCLECGAALVACPYGAIKFRFPEGGISYKYG from the coding sequence ATGATGGATATCCTAAAAAGATTATCATTAAACAAGTATAATGTAGATAGGACCACTCATATAGAAGTAAATACTGATATCTGTCTAACTTGTAAAGATAAGCCTTGCACTAAAGTTTGCCCCGCTGGAACTTATGAACCTTCCCCAGATGGGAGAATTATAGTACATTATGAGAGATGCTTGGAATGCGGTGCAGCATTAGTAGCATGCCCCTATGGTGCCATAAAGTTCCGCTTTCCAGAAGGAGGTATAAGCTATAAATATGGATAG